In the Solibacillus sp. FSL K6-1523 genome, one interval contains:
- a CDS encoding VOC family protein, whose product MIKGLYEAHLPVSNLEKSIQFYKSLGLEYDHSVDNKIAFLWIEKDKSWLGLWETDKVELEYHPSIRHIAFQVTIEGLRDSVAWLKEKGYEAREAFGFKPIEPFVMAHDDYAHAKIHFNDPDGNSLELICKLENPKKITKRMYLSEWEQLNA is encoded by the coding sequence TTGATTAAAGGTTTATATGAAGCACATTTGCCAGTTAGTAATTTAGAAAAATCCATACAGTTTTATAAAAGTCTTGGTTTAGAATATGACCACAGTGTAGATAATAAAATAGCTTTTCTATGGATTGAAAAGGATAAAAGTTGGTTGGGTTTATGGGAAACGGATAAAGTAGAGCTTGAATATCACCCTTCAATAAGACATATCGCTTTCCAAGTGACGATAGAAGGACTGAGAGATTCGGTTGCTTGGCTTAAAGAGAAGGGATATGAAGCAAGAGAAGCATTTGGTTTTAAACCGATTGAGCCGTTTGTGATGGCACATGATGATTATGCTCACGCCAAAATCCATTTTAATGATCCTGATGGAAATAGTTTGGAATTGATTTGTAAATTAGAAAATCCTAAAAAAATTACAAAACGAATGTATTTAAGCGAGTGGGAACAATTAAATGCATAA
- a CDS encoding CoxG family protein, which produces MPQAIHAVEIALSNEVVWNFTKDFNAWAPLIPGYLAHEVQNDTQFHWVFKADLGFTKKTIKLQVDIQEVTAPSDVKFKLTGLSDSFNGHGYFKLLEVNETTTQFTGSLDLSASGIMGMMINPVLETFVPQMTEQLIEAIHAKLNGESSIRS; this is translated from the coding sequence ATGCCACAAGCAATTCATGCAGTTGAAATCGCATTAAGCAATGAGGTCGTTTGGAATTTTACGAAGGATTTTAATGCATGGGCACCATTAATTCCAGGTTACTTAGCCCATGAGGTACAAAATGATACGCAATTTCATTGGGTATTTAAAGCGGATCTTGGTTTCACGAAAAAAACAATCAAATTACAAGTGGATATTCAAGAAGTTACTGCTCCGTCCGATGTGAAGTTCAAGTTAACAGGACTTTCAGATAGCTTTAATGGGCATGGCTATTTTAAACTACTGGAAGTGAACGAAACGACAACACAATTTACAGGAAGCCTCGACCTTTCTGCTAGCGGTATAATGGGGATGATGATTAATCCCGTTTTGGAAACTTTTGTCCCACAAATGACAGAACAATTGATTGAAGCTATTCATGCTAAATTAAATGGAGAATCTTCTATACGTAGCTAA
- a CDS encoding helix-turn-helix domain-containing protein — protein MYFSSKIKEERQKHSMSQQQLGEKLNISRQSISKWERGESYPCIELLIKLSDLFDITLDELVKGDTSLKEKLIKDSQKLAYPRWKLFFDILLIIGFLSILAKIFIVVGNKLFDLNIVLLQDSLLFQIGPFFMTIIGAIGSESLAKKYK, from the coding sequence ATGTATTTTTCTTCAAAAATAAAAGAAGAACGTCAGAAGCACAGTATGTCACAACAACAGCTTGGAGAAAAACTTAATATTAGTAGACAATCTATTTCCAAATGGGAACGTGGAGAAAGTTACCCTTGTATTGAATTGCTAATTAAGTTAAGTGACCTATTTGATATTACACTTGATGAATTAGTAAAGGGGGATACTTCTTTGAAAGAGAAACTTATAAAAGATAGCCAAAAATTAGCCTATCCAAGATGGAAATTATTTTTTGATATTCTTTTAATAATCGGCTTTTTAAGTATACTAGCTAAGATTTTCATTGTAGTAGGTAATAAGTTATTTGATTTAAATATTGTACTCTTACAGGATTCTCTATTATTTCAAATTGGACCATTTTTTATGACTATCATTGGAGCGATTGGTAGTGAATCTCTAGCCAAAAAATACAAATAA
- a CDS encoding uridine kinase family protein has protein sequence MDTLIQEIKRWVHNSDKKLIIGISGHGAAGKTTFAHMLMEKLKHNINYLNTDPYIVSSAVRKYAMIDYLHKGTMHHSKMTACHPAAHHIPSLERDVWMLKENMNLRTLDTHYLKSEILTSQNKLTIVEGMSVAFANPNLFDVLIYFYTDGDTELERRFGRDIEERGTDIDYLKQSHNERRIQYEVFMHPYSKHFDIIIKNGKGKSYVEENTFDFS, from the coding sequence ATGGACACATTAATTCAAGAAATCAAACGTTGGGTTCATAATTCGGATAAGAAGCTAATCATTGGAATATCCGGTCATGGCGCGGCAGGAAAGACGACCTTTGCACATATGTTAATGGAAAAGTTAAAGCACAATATAAATTACCTTAATACAGATCCATACATAGTAAGTTCAGCGGTACGTAAATATGCAATGATTGATTATTTACATAAAGGAACAATGCATCACTCTAAAATGACAGCATGCCATCCTGCGGCACATCATATACCGTCTTTGGAAAGAGATGTATGGATGCTAAAGGAAAATATGAATTTACGCACGCTTGACACACATTATTTAAAAAGTGAAATACTGACTTCACAAAATAAACTAACAATTGTAGAAGGTATGAGTGTTGCCTTTGCCAATCCAAATCTATTTGATGTTCTTATTTATTTTTATACAGATGGTGATACGGAGTTAGAGAGACGATTCGGCCGAGATATAGAAGAAAGAGGAACCGATATTGATTATTTAAAGCAATCTCACAATGAGCGTCGTATTCAGTATGAGGTGTTTATGCATCCGTACAGTAAGCATTTCGATATTATTATAAAAAATGGCAAGGGAAAAAGTTATGTTGAGGAAAATACCTTTGATTTTAGTTGA
- the infC gene encoding translation initiation factor IF-3, with amino-acid sequence MYVNEGIRARELRLIDHNGDQLGVKTRIEALELATRANLDLVLVAPQAKPPVARIMDYGKFKFDQQKKDREIRKNQKVISMKEVRLSPTIDEHDFQTKLRAGIKFLEKGDKVKASIRFKGRAITHKEIGQRVLDRFAEACAEISTVEQKPKMEGRSMFLVLQPKTES; translated from the coding sequence ATGTATGTAAACGAAGGCATTCGCGCACGTGAACTTCGATTAATCGATCACAATGGAGATCAACTAGGCGTTAAAACACGTATTGAAGCGTTAGAACTTGCTACTCGTGCTAACTTGGATCTTGTCCTTGTGGCCCCTCAAGCCAAGCCACCAGTCGCTCGTATCATGGACTATGGTAAGTTTAAGTTTGATCAGCAAAAGAAAGACCGTGAAATTCGTAAAAATCAAAAGGTTATCAGTATGAAAGAGGTTCGTTTGAGCCCGACAATTGATGAGCATGATTTCCAAACGAAATTACGTGCTGGCATTAAGTTCCTTGAAAAAGGGGACAAAGTGAAAGCATCTATACGTTTCAAAGGTCGAGCAATTACACACAAAGAAATTGGTCAGCGTGTGTTAGATCGCTTTGCTGAAGCTTGTGCCGAAATCTCAACGGTTGAACAAAAACCGAAGATGGAAGGCCGAAGCATGTTCTTAGTTCTTCAACCGAAGACTGAGAGCTAA
- a CDS encoding HAD family hydrolase, whose translation MLFDLDDTLLNRDHAVEKLFLIVLEKCYEDVKLSERNEMLKKFKEYDNRGYGNNDKVKVLEAFFDEFPPQYRLPHNDIQDFWNRQFPNCFSINQETVNIIKTIKMHVKVGIITNGSTQRQKAKIINTELNHYFETIIISEEAGFSKPDKRIFELALKKLNVEPEDALFVGDDLEKDIGGCQNTGIKGIWFNPQRNNNDTEIKPYAEIKSLAELLSYFT comes from the coding sequence ATGCTATTTGATTTAGATGATACTTTACTTAATAGGGATCATGCCGTAGAGAAACTATTTTTAATTGTTTTAGAAAAGTGCTATGAGGATGTTAAACTTTCGGAAAGAAACGAAATGCTAAAAAAATTCAAAGAATATGACAATAGAGGCTATGGCAATAATGATAAAGTAAAAGTTTTGGAAGCATTTTTCGATGAATTTCCGCCTCAATATAGATTGCCACATAACGACATTCAAGATTTTTGGAATCGTCAATTTCCGAATTGCTTTTCGATAAACCAAGAAACTGTAAATATCATCAAAACGATAAAGATGCATGTTAAAGTTGGGATTATAACAAATGGTTCAACTCAAAGACAAAAAGCTAAAATAATTAACACTGAATTAAATCATTATTTTGAGACGATCATTATTTCTGAAGAAGCAGGATTTAGTAAACCTGACAAACGCATATTTGAATTGGCATTAAAAAAGCTTAATGTGGAACCTGAAGATGCATTATTCGTTGGAGATGACTTAGAAAAGGATATTGGTGGTTGTCAAAATACAGGTATAAAGGGTATATGGTTTAATCCCCAAAGGAACAATAATGACACTGAAATAAAACCATATGCCGAGATCAAATCTTTGGCTGAATTATTAAGTTATTTTACATAG
- a CDS encoding VOC family protein, translating into MIFEITNQVRVTDFKAGHKWYEVLLSKKADFIPHDGFAEWEIIPGCWLQVAEGTPSKENGPLRLGVTDIMAERERLAKELGINKFEIYSREEVSAKWGTFNDPWGNRLGLFEYMDKKEENDRIKAILGI; encoded by the coding sequence GTGATTTTTGAAATAACTAATCAAGTTCGTGTAACTGATTTTAAAGCAGGGCATAAATGGTATGAAGTACTACTAAGCAAAAAAGCGGATTTCATACCACATGATGGATTTGCTGAGTGGGAAATAATTCCGGGTTGCTGGTTGCAAGTTGCTGAAGGAACACCTTCCAAAGAAAATGGACCTTTACGTTTAGGTGTAACAGATATAATGGCTGAAAGAGAAAGGCTAGCTAAAGAGCTCGGAATTAATAAATTTGAGATTTATTCCCGTGAAGAAGTTTCTGCAAAATGGGGAACTTTCAATGACCCTTGGGGAAACCGACTTGGACTATTTGAGTATATGGATAAGAAAGAAGAAAATGACCGTATAAAAGCAATTTTAGGAATTTAA
- the rplT gene encoding 50S ribosomal protein L20, with amino-acid sequence MPRVKGGTVTRARRKKVLKLAKGYYGSKHTLYKVANQAVMKSGSYAYRDRRQKKRDFRKLWITRINAAARMNGLSYSRLMHGLKLAGIEVNRKMLADLAVNDAAAFAQLAEASKNAQAK; translated from the coding sequence ATGCCACGCGTAAAAGGCGGAACAGTAACACGCGCTCGTCGCAAAAAAGTATTAAAATTAGCTAAAGGTTACTATGGTTCAAAACATACATTATATAAAGTAGCTAACCAAGCAGTAATGAAGTCAGGTTCTTATGCATACCGTGACCGTCGTCAAAAGAAACGTGATTTCCGTAAATTATGGATCACTCGTATTAACGCGGCTGCTCGCATGAATGGTTTATCTTATAGCCGTTTAATGCACGGTTTAAAATTAGCTGGTATCGAAGTTAACCGTAAAATGTTAGCTGACTTAGCTGTTAACGATGCTGCAGCATTCGCTCAATTAGCTGAAGCTTCTAAAAACGCTCAAGCTAAATAA
- a CDS encoding DUF3784 domain-containing protein, translated as MICFILAGLFVFLGFAVHKLKWYFLISGYNTMSKERKANVDTKGLGRVIGMYMYFLALLFVIMGVLQLMDKPALSAPIIIVFVIATIIMIVKAQKFNGNLFDEKGKWKKGASKQLKMPMIILAITLIGVAILMYFSTQQSGIVASVDALEIGGMYGDVYEWAEIEQLTLMEELPEISLRTNGSAVGSHLKGHFKFKNGEKAKLFVDKSVPPFISFVVNDKKVIFNLDTADETTAFYNKMEAKVQQ; from the coding sequence TTGATTTGTTTCATATTAGCCGGGCTATTTGTCTTTTTAGGCTTTGCGGTGCATAAATTAAAATGGTACTTCTTAATTTCGGGCTACAATACAATGTCAAAAGAGCGCAAGGCCAACGTTGATACAAAAGGACTCGGGCGCGTGATCGGAATGTATATGTACTTTCTTGCGCTGTTATTTGTAATAATGGGTGTCTTGCAGTTGATGGATAAACCGGCATTGTCAGCACCAATTATAATTGTATTTGTCATAGCAACGATTATTATGATTGTGAAAGCGCAAAAATTTAATGGAAATTTATTTGATGAAAAGGGTAAATGGAAAAAAGGTGCGAGCAAGCAATTAAAAATGCCGATGATTATTTTAGCAATTACGTTAATAGGTGTAGCGATTTTAATGTATTTTTCAACGCAGCAGTCGGGCATTGTCGCAAGTGTTGATGCGCTTGAAATTGGTGGCATGTATGGGGATGTATATGAATGGGCGGAAATAGAGCAACTTACTTTAATGGAAGAACTTCCTGAAATCTCATTGCGTACAAATGGATCAGCTGTTGGTTCCCATTTAAAGGGTCATTTTAAATTTAAGAATGGAGAGAAGGCAAAACTTTTCGTTGATAAAAGTGTGCCACCATTTATTTCGTTTGTCGTGAATGATAAGAAGGTTATATTCAATTTAGATACAGCAGACGAAACTACGGCGTTTTATAACAAGATGGAAGCCAAAGTTCAGCAGTAG
- a CDS encoding M42 family metallopeptidase: protein MTKLDSTLQMFKDLTDANGIPGNERAPREVMKKYITPFADEIETDNLGSLIAKKVGDENGPKIMVAGHLDEVGFMVTRIDDKGFVFFQTVGGWWGQVMLAQRVTITTRKDGEIIGVIGSKPPHILPAEVRNKPVDIKAMFVDIGATSKEEAMEWGVRPGDMITPYFEFHVMKNEKHLLAKAWDNRIGCAIAIDVLKALKDEKHPNIVYGVGNVQEEIGLRGAKTSTFKVQPDIGFAVDVGVAGDTPGVTPSESTSKIGAGPQIVVYDASMVSHTGLRELVIDTAEEAGIPYQFEAMAGGGTDAGSIHITANGVPSLSIGVATRYIHSHAGILHRDDYDNAVKLIVEVIKKLDRDTVNKITFE from the coding sequence ATGACAAAACTTGACTCAACATTACAAATGTTTAAAGATTTAACGGATGCAAACGGAATTCCAGGAAATGAGCGTGCACCTCGTGAAGTAATGAAAAAATACATTACACCTTTTGCTGATGAAATTGAAACAGATAACTTAGGGAGCCTAATCGCGAAAAAAGTAGGCGATGAAAACGGACCGAAAATTATGGTTGCGGGTCACTTAGATGAAGTTGGCTTTATGGTAACACGTATTGACGATAAAGGTTTCGTATTTTTCCAAACAGTTGGCGGTTGGTGGGGCCAAGTAATGCTTGCTCAACGTGTGACAATTACGACACGTAAAGACGGAGAAATTATTGGGGTAATCGGTTCAAAACCACCCCATATTTTACCAGCTGAAGTGCGTAATAAACCAGTTGATATTAAAGCGATGTTCGTTGATATCGGTGCAACTTCTAAAGAAGAAGCGATGGAATGGGGCGTTCGTCCTGGCGATATGATCACCCCATATTTTGAATTCCACGTAATGAAAAATGAAAAGCATTTATTAGCAAAAGCTTGGGATAACCGTATTGGTTGTGCGATTGCAATCGATGTATTAAAAGCATTAAAAGACGAAAAACATCCAAATATCGTTTATGGAGTAGGGAATGTACAAGAAGAAATCGGCCTACGTGGTGCAAAAACTTCAACGTTTAAAGTACAACCAGATATCGGTTTCGCAGTAGATGTAGGTGTAGCAGGTGATACACCAGGCGTAACACCAAGTGAATCAACATCTAAAATCGGTGCAGGTCCACAAATTGTTGTGTATGATGCATCAATGGTGTCACATACAGGCTTACGTGAGTTAGTTATTGATACAGCAGAAGAAGCAGGTATTCCATATCAATTCGAAGCAATGGCTGGTGGCGGTACGGATGCGGGTTCAATCCACATCACAGCAAATGGTGTTCCTTCACTTTCAATCGGTGTTGCAACACGTTATATTCATTCACATGCGGGTATTTTACATCGTGATGACTATGACAACGCTGTTAAATTAATCGTAGAAGTGATCAAAAAATTAGACCGTGATACAGTGAATAAAATTACGTTCGAATAA
- a CDS encoding sigma-w pathway protein ysdB → MALLLRIAIIILIIYIFYKGVRYLTDPKRKLDEAYENGQYYFYDDVKNIRKNFFISYKDALFEGEKYLGTTENAFEVVSIFVFVHDPMKLQGFTKEDFLYLEKEILMNYPNAKINWKNPIEQLMKD, encoded by the coding sequence ATGGCTCTATTATTGCGCATTGCCATTATTATTCTCATCATTTACATATTTTATAAAGGGGTACGTTATTTAACAGATCCGAAGCGTAAACTTGATGAAGCATACGAAAATGGGCAATATTATTTTTATGATGATGTCAAAAATATTCGTAAAAACTTTTTCATTTCCTATAAAGATGCGTTATTTGAAGGTGAAAAATATTTAGGCACTACTGAAAATGCGTTTGAAGTGGTCAGCATTTTCGTTTTTGTGCATGATCCGATGAAGTTGCAAGGTTTTACAAAAGAAGATTTTCTTTATTTAGAAAAGGAAATTTTAATGAATTATCCAAATGCGAAAATTAACTGGAAGAATCCAATTGAACAATTGATGAAGGATTAA
- a CDS encoding DUF1294 domain-containing protein: MELAALAYVSIVSLILCIYMYSDKERAKNKEWRISEKTLITLAIFGGAIGGVLGMYLFRHKTNHNKFAFGFPLLAAVHVFLLVQLF, translated from the coding sequence ATGGAATTAGCAGCTCTTGCATACGTTTCGATTGTTTCGCTTATATTATGTATCTATATGTATAGTGACAAAGAACGTGCTAAAAATAAAGAATGGCGAATCTCTGAAAAAACATTAATTACGTTAGCGATATTTGGAGGAGCAATTGGTGGCGTGCTCGGCATGTATTTATTCCGCCATAAAACGAATCATAATAAATTCGCATTTGGCTTTCCGTTGCTCGCTGCCGTACATGTTTTTTTACTTGTGCAACTATTTTAA
- the rpmI gene encoding 50S ribosomal protein L35 has protein sequence MPKMKTHRGAAKRFKKTGTGKLKFDRAYGSHLFANKSTKAKRHLRKAKVASSGDFKRIRTLLVYMK, from the coding sequence ATGCCAAAAATGAAAACTCACCGTGGAGCTGCGAAGCGTTTCAAAAAAACAGGTACTGGTAAATTAAAGTTTGACCGCGCTTACGGAAGCCACTTATTCGCTAACAAATCAACAAAAGCAAAACGTCACTTACGTAAAGCTAAAGTTGCATCATCTGGCGATTTCAAACGTATTCGTACATTATTAGTTTACATGAAGTAA
- a CDS encoding VOC family protein — protein sequence MMNQVCVISIYVPNLNKAIDFYTNTLGFELNKQYGPNIASLVHGELPIILEENNHTTFNHDNKITGVVLGLRTENIYETVKLLKEKEVDFIVDEPTNCPPGKYISFRDPFGNILEYLQFENM from the coding sequence ATGATGAATCAAGTTTGTGTTATAAGTATTTACGTGCCAAATTTAAACAAAGCAATTGACTTTTATACGAATACTTTAGGTTTTGAGTTAAACAAGCAGTATGGACCTAATATTGCCTCACTTGTACATGGAGAGTTACCAATTATTCTAGAGGAGAACAATCATACAACCTTTAATCACGATAATAAAATTACAGGAGTTGTATTAGGACTTCGAACTGAAAATATTTATGAAACGGTTAAACTTTTAAAAGAAAAAGAAGTCGATTTTATTGTAGATGAACCAACTAATTGTCCTCCTGGAAAATATATTAGTTTCAGAGACCCCTTCGGAAATATTTTAGAGTATCTCCAATTTGAAAATATGTAA
- the argF gene encoding ornithine carbamoyltransferase — protein sequence MKLLEEIQLKPVESLKGKDLLTLLDYTSDEVQELIKLATQLKTITKAGKCPRLLEGKTLGMIFEKSSTRTRVSFEVGMQQLGGYGMYMNAKDMQIGRGEPVSDTGKVLSGYLDGIMIRANSHTMVEELAEAASIPVINGLTDIDHPCQALADIETIAENKGELKGLKIAYVGDGNNVAHALIVAAAHVGMHVTVATPVGYECDETIIEKAQQIAAKNGSIVFVTNDPVVAVKDADAIYADVWTSMGQEEETAQRLKDFTGYQINDALVAHAKPDYMFLHCLPAHREEEVATSVIDGPNSYIFEQAENRLHAQKAVLVSLLA from the coding sequence ATGAAATTGTTAGAAGAGATTCAGTTAAAGCCTGTCGAAAGCTTAAAGGGTAAAGATTTGCTAACATTGCTTGATTATACAAGTGATGAAGTTCAAGAGTTGATTAAATTAGCAACACAGCTTAAAACGATTACGAAAGCGGGTAAATGCCCACGTTTACTAGAAGGTAAAACGTTAGGGATGATTTTTGAGAAAAGTTCAACTCGTACGCGCGTTTCATTTGAAGTGGGCATGCAGCAGCTAGGTGGCTATGGCATGTATATGAATGCAAAAGATATGCAAATTGGCCGCGGTGAGCCTGTTTCGGATACAGGTAAAGTTTTATCAGGCTATTTAGATGGTATTATGATTCGTGCTAATTCACATACAATGGTGGAAGAACTTGCAGAAGCTGCTTCAATTCCAGTAATTAATGGTTTAACAGACATCGATCACCCTTGCCAAGCGTTAGCCGATATTGAAACAATTGCGGAAAACAAAGGTGAATTAAAAGGCTTGAAAATTGCCTATGTTGGGGATGGCAATAATGTCGCTCATGCATTAATCGTTGCAGCTGCACATGTAGGTATGCACGTAACGGTTGCAACACCAGTTGGCTATGAATGTGATGAAACGATTATCGAAAAAGCACAACAAATTGCAGCAAAAAATGGCAGTATCGTTTTTGTTACAAATGATCCTGTAGTAGCTGTAAAAGATGCGGATGCGATTTATGCAGATGTTTGGACGTCGATGGGGCAAGAGGAAGAAACGGCACAGCGATTAAAGGATTTTACTGGTTATCAAATTAATGATGCACTTGTTGCCCATGCGAAGCCAGATTATATGTTCCTGCATTGTTTACCAGCACATCGCGAGGAAGAAGTGGCGACATCTGTTATTGATGGGCCAAACTCGTATATTTTTGAACAAGCAGAAAATCGTCTGCATGCACAAAAAGCAGTGTTAGTTTCATTATTGGCTTAG
- a CDS encoding NUDIX domain-containing protein — protein MSFHIRVRAGAIIIENNNILLTVYNDPLRGIIYDLPAGGAEPNESITDAVKREAKEEACIDVEVGPLAFVYEYAPHLNFEKFGKTHTLVMMFECKIINNTIPKLPENPDPNQIGVTWLPISELQNVKIYANIGAHLQEYMINGRNIDLIEEHKLSRTFT, from the coding sequence ATGTCGTTTCATATAAGAGTGCGAGCAGGGGCGATTATCATTGAAAATAACAATATATTATTAACAGTTTATAATGACCCGTTAAGAGGGATTATTTATGATTTGCCAGCTGGTGGCGCAGAACCGAATGAGTCGATTACGGATGCAGTCAAAAGAGAAGCGAAAGAAGAAGCGTGTATAGATGTAGAAGTCGGTCCTTTAGCCTTTGTTTATGAGTATGCACCGCATCTCAATTTTGAAAAGTTTGGGAAGACCCATACATTAGTGATGATGTTTGAATGTAAAATAATAAACAACACGATTCCAAAGCTTCCAGAAAATCCAGACCCTAATCAAATCGGTGTTACATGGCTACCAATTTCAGAATTACAAAATGTTAAAATATATGCGAATATCGGTGCACATTTACAGGAATATATGATTAACGGTAGAAATATTGACTTAATAGAAGAACATAAATTAAGTCGAACTTTTACGTGA
- a CDS encoding GNAT family N-acetyltransferase: MQLLIENMNEDLAKDIVSWEYEKPYDFYNNEISDGAVKELLDGSYFALVNEDQKLHGFFCTGDNAQVPVGKRFGVYSENSIDMGLGMNPKYVGKGSGFEFCSFILRYIEENHKGTPIRLTVAKFNQRAIHLYEKLGFEKKDEFRTDFAEFMTMVKRK, from the coding sequence ATGCAATTACTTATTGAAAATATGAATGAAGATTTAGCCAAAGATATTGTTAGCTGGGAATATGAGAAGCCATATGATTTTTACAATAATGAAATATCAGATGGAGCTGTGAAGGAACTACTGGATGGTTCATATTTTGCACTTGTTAATGAGGATCAAAAATTACATGGATTTTTTTGTACGGGAGACAATGCGCAAGTTCCTGTGGGGAAAAGGTTTGGTGTTTATTCAGAGAATTCAATTGATATGGGACTCGGTATGAACCCTAAATATGTAGGTAAAGGAAGCGGTTTTGAATTTTGCTCTTTTATTTTGCGTTATATTGAAGAGAACCATAAAGGTACACCGATTAGACTGACTGTGGCAAAGTTCAATCAAAGAGCAATCCATCTATATGAAAAGCTTGGTTTTGAGAAGAAAGACGAATTTCGCACCGATTTTGCAGAATTTATGACAATGGTTAAAAGGAAATGA
- a CDS encoding dUTP diphosphatase: protein MEFKQLFEMQRALDQFIEETQNVQKDVFEEKGLALLVELSELANETRCFKFWSTKGPSDREVILEEFVDSIHFMLSLGNMRGFLLTQWPNLSQNRELTPLFIELTQVVLTFINEQTEVSYKALWNSYSILAYNLGFTVEDILKAYKDKNEKNYERQRSGY from the coding sequence ATGGAATTTAAACAATTATTTGAAATGCAGCGTGCGCTTGATCAATTTATCGAGGAAACGCAAAATGTACAAAAGGATGTATTTGAAGAAAAAGGTTTAGCACTCCTCGTTGAATTATCAGAACTTGCGAATGAAACGCGCTGTTTTAAATTTTGGTCAACAAAGGGCCCGTCAGACCGCGAAGTAATCTTAGAGGAATTTGTTGATTCGATTCATTTCATGCTATCACTTGGAAATATGCGAGGATTTCTATTAACTCAGTGGCCAAACTTATCGCAAAATCGGGAGCTAACGCCATTATTTATCGAACTGACACAAGTTGTTTTGACATTTATAAATGAGCAAACCGAAGTAAGTTATAAAGCGCTTTGGAATAGTTATAGTATATTGGCGTATAATTTAGGGTTTACTGTGGAAGATATTTTAAAAGCTTATAAAGATAAAAACGAAAAAAATTATGAGCGTCAACGTTCGGGTTATTGA